The following coding sequences lie in one Sorex araneus isolate mSorAra2 chromosome 4, mSorAra2.pri, whole genome shotgun sequence genomic window:
- the FRS3 gene encoding fibroblast growth factor receptor substrate 3 encodes MGSCCSCLNRDSVPDNHPTKFKVTNVDDEGVELGSGVMELTQCELVLRPAGREPVHWPYLCLRRYGYDSNLFSFESGRRCQTGQGIFAFKCSRAEEIFNLLQDLMQCNSINVMEEPVIVTRNSHPAELDLARGAPPSSALGYTISSFANGFPGCPGEGRRFSAPRRPSTSSLRHPSLGEESTHALIAPEEQSHTYVNAPAGEDAPRRTLQPLPAGSPDARVFLQPGRVKFVLGPTPARRHVVRCQGPGHNNNEGASECPARPQCTYENVGGGRGAGPPEEPARAGLAQRRAALLHYENLPALPPVWEAPGADGDPRDGLTPSSNGGADGDGDETPLQRPARARRAAPRVFSFDFRRPPEPARPLNYVQVELKGWAGGRAPQPPSPAARRADAYAVIDLKKTVAMSNLQRALPRDDGTARKTRHNSTDLPV; translated from the exons GTGACAAATGTGGACGACGAGGGGGTGGAGCTGGGCTCGGGCGTGATGGAGCTGACGCAGTGCGAGCTGGTGCTGCGGCCGGCGGGGCGCGAGCCCGTGCACTGGCCCTACCTCTGTCTGCGGCGCTACGGCTACGACTCCAACCTCTTCTCTTTTGAGAGCGGCCGCCGCTGCCAGACGGGCCAGG GGATATTCGCCTTCAAGTGCTCCCGGGCCGAGGAGATCTTCAACCTCCTGCAGGACCTGATGCAGTGCAACAGCATCAACGTCATGGAGGAGCCCGTCATCGTCACTCGCAACAGCCACCCGGCCGAGCTCGACCTGGCCAGGGGCGCCCCGCCTTCCAGTG CTCTCGGCTACACCATCTCCAGCTTCGCCAACGGCTTCCCCGGCTGCCCGGGAGAGGGCCGGCGCTTCTCGGCCCCCCGGCGCCCCTCCACGAGCAGCCTTCGCCACCCCTCCCTGGGGGAGGAGTCCACGCACGCCCTCATCGCCCCCGAGGAGCAG TCCCACACCTACGTGAACGCGCCAGCCGGCGAGGACGCCCCGCGCCGGACCCTGCAGCCGCTGCCCGCGGGCAGCCCCGACGCGCGCGTCTTCCTGCAGCCGGGCCGCGTGAAGTTCGTGCTGGGCCCCACGCCCGCGCGGCGCCACGTGGTGCGCTGCCAGGGCCCGGGCCACAACAACAACGAGGGCGCGTCCGAGTGCCCCGCGCGGCCGCAATGCACCTACGAGAACgtgggcggggggcgcggcgcggggccccCCGAGGAGCCCGCGCGGGCCGGCCTGGCGCAGCGGCGCGCCGCGCTGCTGCACTACGAGAACCTGCCCGCGCTGCCGCCCGTGTGGGAGGCGCCCGGCGCCGACGGCGACCCCCGCGACGGCCTCACGCCCTCGTCCAACGGCGGCGCCGACGGCGACGGCGACGAGACCCCGCTGCAGAggcccgcgcgcgcccgccgcgccgccccgcgcgtCTTCAGCTTCGACTTCCGCCGGCCGCCCGAGCCCGCGCGGCCGCTCAACTACGTGCAGGTGGAGCTGaagggctgggccgggggccgcgccccgcagccccccagccccgccgcgcGCCGCGCCGACGCCTACGCCGTGATCGACCTCAAAAAGACCGTGGCCATGTCCAACCTGCAGCGCGCGCTGCCCCGCGACGACGGCACCGCGCGCAAGACGCGCCACAACAGCACCGACCTGCCTGTGTAG